In Miscanthus floridulus cultivar M001 chromosome 5, ASM1932011v1, whole genome shotgun sequence, one genomic interval encodes:
- the LOC136453414 gene encoding F-box protein At4g18380-like, with protein MHTKARIHADPVLEFDQFDCLPDSLVLLILNKLEDVRSLGRCSAVSKRFSGLVPLVHDVCVKIDHVVTVDGNSDDALNLLSPKPHNIISHLFKLMLFAIAKPFHDMRSPNSTGRPLFPQLSQHSPVQVLKNFSHVRNLQVELPSGDVAVEEGVLLKWRAEYGSTLQNCVILGGTLVDRKAGGNGHEPSLDDNGSMPESFYTNGGLKLRVVWTISCLIAASTRHYLLRSIINDHPTLRSLVLADTEGQGALSMGAEQLKDFREHQLSASPCSNRTQVPACNMKLKYAQYLELPGGLALQGATLLVIKPASDGSSSGHGNRKEVDAFVSGAFDGPLRFATKALMKRRTYLLEMNGF; from the coding sequence ATGCATACCAAGGCTCGAATCCACGCTGACCCGGTCCTGGAGTTTGACCAATTCGACTGCTTGCCTGATTCTCTGGTGCTGCTGATCCTGAACAAGCTCGAGGACGTGCGTTCACTTGGCAGGTGCTCTGCCGTGTCCAAGCGATTCAGTGGCCTGGTTCCCCTCGTCCACGATGTGTGTGTCAAGATTGACCACGTTGTGACTGTGGACGGTAACTCCGATGACGCTCTGAACCTGTTGTCACCAAAGCCCCATAACATTATCTCACATTTGTTCAAGCTGATGCTGTTCGCGATCGCCAAGCCCTTCCATGATATGCGGAGTCCCAATAGCACAGGGCGGCCACTCTTCCCTCAGCTCTCCCAGCATTCGCCTGTGCAGGTGCTGAAGAACTTCTCCCATGTTCGCAATCTTCAGGTGGAGCTCCCCTCTGGAGATGTTGCCGTCGAGGAGGGGGTTCTACTGAAGTGGCGAGCTGAATATGGCAGTACACTTCAGAATTGTGTGATCCTGGGCGGAACCTTGGTTGATCGCAAGGCCGGTGGCAATGGgcatgagccgtcattggatgacAATGGAAGCATGCCAGAATCTTTCTATACCAATGGTGGGCTGAAACTCCGCGTTGTATGGACTATCAGCTGTTTGATTGCTGCGTCGACAAGGCATTATCTTTTGCGATCAATCATCAATGACCATCCAACGCTGAGGAGCCTGGTCTTGGCAGATACTGAGGGGCAGGGCGCACTCTCCATGGGGGCAGAGCAGCTGAAGGATTTCAGGGAACACCAGTTGTCAGCCTCGCCATGTTCTAACAGGACACAGGTACCAGCATGTAACATGAAGCTGAAATACGCTCAGTACCTCGAATTGCCTGGCGGCTTGGCATTGCAAGGTGCAACCTTGCTTGTCATCAAGCCTGCCAGCGATGGTAGCAGTAGTGGTCATGGCAATCGGAAGGAAGTTGACGCCTTTGTTTCAGGCGCGTTCGATGGACCCTTGAGGTTTGCTACGAAGGCGCTGATGAAGAGGCGCACCTATCTCCTAGAGATGAATGGGTTCTAG